A region from the Medicago truncatula cultivar Jemalong A17 chromosome 6, MtrunA17r5.0-ANR, whole genome shotgun sequence genome encodes:
- the LOC120575871 gene encoding uncharacterized protein, which produces MDRSWMRANRLSEEFDNGMNEFLQFAEQNLPNKDGLFPCPCVSCGNREPNITKEEIRGHLVWNGICQTYTQWIWHGEAILPSVSQRENVSADMDDRLEDMIHDIGEESFKRAHMYDTLCKDKEEPLYPGCTKFTRLSVVLKLFNLKAKNGWSDKSFTELLQLLTTILPEGNTMPNRYYEAKKILCPMGMEYVKIHACPNDCILYRKEFEKHDHCPKCKLSRYKKKDVDSRDDASTKGPPAKVFWYLPIISRFKRLFSNPKDAKNLRWHADERKRDGKIRHVADSLQWKKIDSLFPSFGKEKRNLRLGLATDGMNPYGNLSSKHTSWPVLLIIYNLPPWLCMKRKYIMLSMMISGPYQPGNDIDVYLSPLIDDLRLLWEEGVDVLDAYSGEHFNMRAMLFCTINDFPAYGNLSGYTVKGHKACPICETETCYHQLKHGSKTVYLGHRKFLNRYHPYRKMRKAFNGEPEIGFAPKPLTGEEVYQRQQNVEVTFGKKKKKPVVKNIWKKRSVFFELAYWSSLDVRHCIDVMHVEKNVCDSIVGTLLDIKGKTKDGLNARLDLKEMGIRQQLTPQQKGNRTFLPPACHTLSKKERRSFCECLQGIKVPQGYSSNIKRLVSMDDLKVIGLKSHDSHVLMQQLLPVAIRGILPNKVRITITKLCLFFNAICSKVIDPLKLDELEHEAAVILCQLEMYFPPSFFDIMEHLIVHLVREIRQCGPVYLRWMYPVERYMKILKGYTMNLHRPEASIVERYIAEEGIEHCSDYLSNVDSIGVPKSRHDESFEGTGQGLNVKTMFWDVIHPAHLFILNNTDEVQPYLSTHKNIVKRNYPKMNEKGLLREHNKSFSDWFTERFANDESASDTIKWLARTPKFNIITWSAYDINKTTFYTKAKDDKSTMQNSGVMVVAESMHFSSSKDKNPIMASTPYYGIIEEIWELGYTTFTVPIFKCKWIDINNGVRIDELGYTLVDLSKAAYRDEPFIMASQAKQVFYVTDPSNKRWSVVLQTKNTHGSDETLDIPEIPSCSTNVTTSIDENEVDDVHATRSDHEEGIWED; this is translated from the coding sequence ATGGATCGTAGTTGGATGAGAGCTAATCGATTAAGTGAAGAGTTTGATAatggaatgaatgaatttctaCAGTTTGCTGAACAAAATCTTCCGAACAAAGATGGACTTTTCCCGTGTCCTTGTGTTTCTTGTGGGAACCGGGAGCCAAACATTACTAAGGAAGAAATAAGGGGCCATCTAGTTTGGAACGGGATTTGTCAAACTTATACACAATGGATATGGCATGGTGAAGCAATACTGCCAAGTGTATCCCAAAGAGAGAACGTTAGTGCAGATATGGATGATCGACTGGAAGACATGATACACGATATTGGAGAAGAATCTTTTAAGAGAGCGCATATGTACGATACATTATGTAAAGACAAGGAAGAACCTTTGTACCCGGGATGCACAAAGTTTACACGTTTGTCAgttgttttaaaattgtttaatttgaaGGCAAAAAATGGATGGAGTGATAAAAGTTTCACAGAATTGCTTCAATTGTTGACAACAATACTTCCAGAAGGTAACACAATGCCGAATCGTTATTACGAggccaaaaaaatattgtgtccgATGGGTATGGAGTATGTAAAAATACATGCATGCCCTAATGACTGCATCTTATATAGAAAAGAGTTTGAAAAACATGATCATTGTCCGAAGTGCAAGTTGTCACGCTACAAAAAGAAAGACGTTGATTCTAGAGATGATGCGAGCACAAAGGGTCCTCCTGCCAAAGTGTTTTGGTACCTACCAATAATTTCAAGGTTCAAGAGATTGTTCTCTAATCCAAAGGACGCAAAGAACCTTAGATGGCACGCAGATGAGAGAAAACGTGATGGAAAAATTCGCCATGTAGCTGATTCTTTGCAATGGAAGAAAATCGATTCTTTGTTTCCATCTTTTGGCAAAGAGAAAAGAAACCTTAGACTTGGACTTGCTACTGATGGAATGAATCCATATGGTAATCTAAGTAGTAAACATACTTCATGGCCCGTTCTCTTGATAATTTACAACCTACCTCCTTGGTTGTGCATGAAGCGtaaatatattatgttatcGATGATGATTTCGGGCCCATATCAACCAGGTAACGACATAGATGTTTATCTAAGTccattgattgatgatttaagaTTGTTGTGGGAAGAAGGAGTTGATGTTCTTGACGCGTACTCCGGGGAACATTTCAATATGCGTGCCATGTTGTTTTGCACCATCAATGACTTTCCGGCATACGGTAATTTGAGTGGGTACACAGTTAAAGGGCATAAAGCGTGCCCTATATGTGAGACTGAAACATGTTATCATCAACTGAAACATGGAAGCAAGACTGTTTATCTTGGGCATCGAAAATTTCTAAATCGTTATCATCCATATCGTAAGATGAGGAAAGCTTTCAATGGTGAACCGGAGATTGGTTTTGCTCCAAAGCCCTTGACCGGAGAGGAAGTTTATCAACGACAACAAAATGTGGAGGTTAcctttggaaagaaaaaaaagaagccTGTTGTGAAAAATATATGGAAAAAGAGGTCGGTGTTCTTTGAGCTTGCATATTGGTCTAGTCTTGATGTAAGACATTGTATTGATGTGATGCATGTAGAGAAAAATGTTTGTGATAGTATAGTTGGAACACTTCTCGACATTAAAGGCAAGACAAAAGATGGTTTAAATGCTCGTCTAGATTTGAAGGAGATGGGTATAAGGCAGCAGTTAACTCCACAACAAAAAGGTAATAGAACATTTTTACCTCCAGCATGTCACACTTTGTctaagaaagagagaagaagttTTTGTGAGTGTTTACAAGGTATCAAAGTGCCGCAAGGTTACTCATCAAATATCAAGAGGCTTGTATCAATGGATGATCTCAAGGTAATTGGCTTAAAATCTCATGACTCTCATGTTTTGATGCAGCAATTACTACCGGTTGCTATTCGTGGAATATTGCCTAACAAAGTTAGAATAACTATAACTAAGCTGTGTTTATTCTTCAATGCAATATGTAGTAAAGTCATTGATCCGTTGAAGTTAGACGAGTTGGAACATGAGGCTGCAGTTATCTTGTGTCAATTGGAGATGTATTTTCCTCCTTCATTTTTTGACATTATGGAACACTTGATTGTTCATTTGGTGAGGGAGATTAGACAGTGTGGTCCAGTTTATTTAAGATGGATGTATCCAGTTGAGCGATACATGAAGATCTTGAAAGGGTATACGATGAATCTACACCGTCCAGAAGCATCAATTGTTGAAAGGTACATTGCAGAAGAAGGTATTGAGCATTGTTCAGACTATTTGTCAAATGTGGATTCTATAGGAGTTCCCAAGTCTCGTCATGATGAAAGTTTTGAAGGTACGGGACAAGGTTTAAATGTTAAGACCATGTTTTGGGATGTGATCCATCCAGCACATTTGTTTATATTGAATAACACTGATGAAGTTCAACCTTACTTATCTACTCACAAAAATATTGTAAAGAGAAATTACCCCAAGATGAATGAGAAAGGGTTGTTAAGAGAGCATAATAAGAGTTTTTCCGATTGGTTTACAGAAAGATTTGCTAATGATGAAAGTGCCTCTGATACAATTAAATGGTTGGCACGTACGCCTAAGTTTAACATTATAACTTGGAGTGCATATGATATTAATAAAACTACATTTTATACAAAAGCAAAGGATGATAAAAGTACCATGCAAAATAGTGGGGTTATGGTTGTGGCTGAGTCGATGCACTTCTCTAGTTCGAAAGATAAAAACCCTATAATGGCATCTACACCATACTATGGGATAATTGAAGAGATTTGGGAGCTTGGTTATACTACATTTACAGTGCCTATATTTAAATGCAAATGGATTGATATTAACAATGGTGTAAGAATTGATGAATTAGGATATACACTAGTCGATCTTTCCAAGGCAGCTTATAGGGACGAACCCTTCATTATGGCATCCCAAGCAAAACAAGTGTTTTATGTCACGGATCCTTCTAACAAAAGGTGGTCAGTGGttctacaaacaaaaaatactcATGGTAGTGATGAAACTCTTGATATCCCTGAGATTCCTTCTTGCTCAACAAATGTTACTACATCTATTGATGAGAACGAAGTAGACGATGTGCACGCTACTCGTTCGGATCATGAAGAAGGGATATGGGAGGACTAA
- the LOC112418297 gene encoding uncharacterized protein, translated as MHRLCISRNRSKVFGILDPVCLDFNPTDPSTKSKVQGHIQTRLRDLNKVCYLAPYLFKGHWQLIIICPKDNSLVVLCSMHRDLNEGMIKIVSKALEVHQLCQGNRKKAKWFRPKPRKQPNGNDCGYYVMKNMLDIISANITKSWMEVFNDPTALTEDDLYDLRNQWATCFLDLYNA; from the exons ATGCATCGTCTCTGTATCTCAAGAAATAGATCGAAAGTGTTTGGCATTTTGGACCCAGTATGCTTGGATTTTAATCCAACTGATCCTAGTACTAAATCTAAAGTTCAGGGACACATACAAACTAGGTTGCGTGATTTGAACAAAGTGTGTTACTTAGCACCATATCTATTTAA AGGACACTGGCAGTTAATAATTATTTGTCCCAAGGACAATAGTTTAGTTGTCCTTTGTTCAATGCACCGAGATCTTAATGAAGGAATGATTAAGATTGTTTCAAA AGCTTTAGAGGTTCATCAACTTTGTCAGGGCAATAGAAAGAAGGCTAAATGGTTTCGTCCCAAA CCAAGAAAGCAACCTAATGGCAATGATTGTGGATACTATGTGATGAAGAATATGTTAGATATCATCTCTGCTAATATTACTAAGTCTTGGATGgag GTATTCAATGATCCAACGGCATTAACTGAAGATGACTTATATGATTTGCGAAACCAATGGGCAACTTGTTTTCTTGACTTGTATAACGCGTAG